The Chloroflexus aggregans DSM 9485 genome segment TCCCCGACACCGATCCGAGTGCCGAAGCTGAAGCGCTGCGCAATCAGGTGATGGAAGGGTATGGGGATCGATACCGCTACATTCCGGGCGGAAAAACCAACCCGACCGATAGCGATGTGCAGCTCTGGCTCGAAGCAGAGGGATTAGCCTAAACGCCGGATACCGGCAAAGTGAAGGATCGAGCGGCTCCTGGGACACGTCGTACTTCATCCCCTATTCCATCTGGATGGGCGGACGTTGGTGTCCGCCCGCTATTGTTTGTACGCTTGCTTTGAATGATATTCAACGGAACCGAACCGCTTCGTCTGTTCACATACAGTAGGTAGTCCTGCGGAACTTCCCGGCGATGATGCGTGAATTATTGTTTTTCGTAAGGCTTACCCACTGCCGCCGGTCCAACGGCTCGCCCGATCAGTCCGGCTAGCACGATCATTGTGACCACGTAGGGGATCACTTGCAAAAATTGCACCGGTACCGGTCCACCCAAAACTTGTACCTGCAAGATTTGGAAGCGCGTCCCTAATGCC includes the following:
- a CDS encoding UPF0158 family protein encodes the protein MAAHINREQIRAALAETDPAVSFYLDLNSGEVLRVPDTDPSAEAEALRNQVMEGYGDRYRYIPGGKTNPTDSDVQLWLEAEGLA